In Burkholderia savannae, one genomic interval encodes:
- the urtD gene encoding urea ABC transporter ATP-binding protein UrtD yields MNENAMIPDLAQPDGVDLRAVSGTAPMSHVVTPGAIDTSHGTILYLEDVEVSFDGFRALRKLSLSIDVGELRCVIGPNGAGKTTMMDVITGKTRPDAGKVFLGQTLDLARMNEPEIARAGIGRKFQKPTVFEQHPVWENLELAMAADKRWFASLRARLDRAAQARIEETLALIRLEDSAYRLAGELSHGQKQRLEIGMLLMQRPALLLLDEPAAGMTDHETMALAELLNTLRGTCSMMVVEHDMEFVAALAGDAGRVTVMAEGAVLAQGTLDQVKRDEAVIESYLGR; encoded by the coding sequence ATGAACGAGAACGCGATGATTCCCGACCTCGCGCAGCCGGACGGCGTCGATCTGCGCGCGGTCAGCGGCACGGCGCCGATGTCGCACGTCGTCACGCCCGGCGCGATCGACACGTCGCACGGCACGATCCTCTATCTTGAGGACGTCGAAGTGAGCTTCGACGGTTTTCGGGCGCTGAGAAAGCTGTCGCTGTCGATCGACGTCGGCGAGCTGCGCTGCGTGATCGGCCCGAACGGCGCCGGCAAGACGACGATGATGGACGTGATCACCGGCAAGACGCGCCCCGACGCGGGCAAGGTGTTCCTCGGCCAGACGCTCGACCTCGCACGCATGAACGAGCCGGAGATCGCCCGCGCCGGCATCGGCCGCAAGTTCCAGAAGCCGACCGTGTTCGAGCAGCACCCGGTATGGGAAAACCTCGAGCTCGCGATGGCGGCCGACAAGCGCTGGTTCGCGTCGCTGCGCGCGCGGCTCGACCGCGCGGCGCAGGCGCGGATCGAAGAGACGCTCGCGCTGATCCGGCTCGAGGACAGCGCGTACCGGCTCGCGGGCGAGCTGTCGCACGGGCAGAAGCAGCGGCTCGAGATCGGCATGCTGCTGATGCAGCGCCCCGCGCTGCTGCTGCTCGACGAGCCCGCGGCCGGCATGACCGACCACGAGACGATGGCGCTCGCCGAGCTGCTGAACACGCTGCGCGGCACGTGCTCGATGATGGTCGTCGAGCACGACATGGAGTTCGTCGCGGCGCTCGCGGGCGACGCGGGCCGCGTGACCGTGATGGCCGAAGGCGCGGTGCTCGCGCAAGGCACGCTCGATCAGGTGAAGCGCGACGAAGCGGTGATCGAGTCTTACCTCGGACGATGA
- the urtC gene encoding urea ABC transporter permease subunit UrtC: protein MTSTIQSLCVAPSAASPAAAAPAAPRFALGLPPRPALLSRRAWLALVALCVAVGVGVPLAALVAPESSAFHLSSYAMTLAGKLMCYAIAALALDLVWGYCGILSLGHGLFFALGGYAIGMYLMRAIGRDGKYGSDLPDFMVFLDWHRLPWYWSGTEHLAYALALVVLVPAAVAWVFGFFTFRSRVKGVYLSIITQATTFAAMLLFYRNETGFGGNNGFTDFKRIAGFAITSPDTRTALLLMTFATLVASFVAARAIVTSKLGRVVTAIRDGETRIMFLGYSPLAYKLFVWVVSAVLCAIAGALYVPQVGIINPSEMSPGNSIEMAIWVAVGGRGTLIGPIVGAFAVNGAKSVFTAYFAEYWLFFLGLIFVLVPLVLPRGIMGLVDTVTRKGTPR, encoded by the coding sequence ATGACTTCGACGATCCAATCACTTTGCGTCGCGCCGAGCGCCGCCTCCCCCGCGGCGGCCGCCCCCGCCGCGCCGCGCTTCGCGCTCGGCCTGCCGCCGCGCCCCGCGCTGCTGTCGCGGCGCGCGTGGCTCGCGCTCGTCGCGCTGTGCGTCGCGGTGGGCGTCGGCGTGCCGCTCGCCGCGCTCGTCGCGCCCGAGTCGAGCGCTTTTCATCTGTCATCCTATGCAATGACGCTCGCGGGCAAGCTGATGTGCTACGCGATCGCCGCGCTCGCGCTCGATCTCGTCTGGGGCTACTGCGGCATCCTGAGCCTCGGGCACGGCCTTTTCTTCGCGCTCGGCGGCTATGCGATCGGCATGTACCTGATGCGCGCGATCGGCCGCGACGGCAAGTACGGCAGCGACCTGCCCGACTTCATGGTGTTCCTCGACTGGCATCGGCTGCCGTGGTACTGGAGCGGCACCGAGCATCTCGCGTATGCGCTCGCGCTCGTCGTGCTCGTGCCTGCCGCCGTCGCGTGGGTGTTCGGCTTCTTCACGTTCCGCTCGCGCGTGAAGGGCGTCTATCTGTCGATCATCACGCAGGCGACGACGTTCGCCGCGATGCTGCTCTTCTATCGCAACGAGACGGGCTTCGGCGGCAACAACGGCTTCACCGATTTCAAGCGCATCGCCGGCTTCGCGATCACGTCGCCCGACACGCGCACGGCGCTGTTGCTGATGACGTTCGCGACGCTCGTCGCGTCGTTCGTGGCCGCGCGCGCGATCGTCACGAGCAAGCTCGGCCGCGTCGTCACCGCGATCCGCGACGGCGAGACGCGCATCATGTTCCTCGGCTACAGCCCGCTCGCGTACAAGCTGTTCGTGTGGGTCGTGTCGGCCGTGCTGTGCGCAATCGCGGGCGCGCTGTACGTGCCGCAGGTCGGCATCATCAACCCGAGCGAGATGTCGCCCGGCAACTCGATCGAGATGGCGATCTGGGTCGCGGTGGGCGGCCGCGGCACGCTGATCGGCCCGATCGTCGGCGCGTTCGCCGTCAACGGCGCGAAGAGCGTGTTCACCGCGTACTTCGCCGAATACTGGCTGTTCTTCCTCGGCCTCATCTTCGTGCTCGTGCCGCTCGTGCTGCCGCGCGGCATCATGGGCCTCGTCGACACCGTCACGCGCAAGGGAACGCCACGATGA
- the urtB gene encoding urea ABC transporter permease subunit UrtB: MPTPLSRAARAFAALAACAAFALGAPRAALAVTAADVAALAGDDFDAKTAAVDHLAAEHDAAAVALLNALANGDALATDAGRILIQSGDTARDALTNAPAQAGDAQPVMLNNLLRTKIANALSGLDLASPDPDTRRGAIDALLKSPDASLKPMIDAARAKETDPTLKRRLDALRAIAALHDADPAKRLEAVRLVAARRDLDMIEQLRPLAAKNADGSYAEPDARVRDAAQQGLDALHTIQRRGEIAGTLFAGLSLGSVLLLAALGLAITYGLIGVINMAHGEFLMIGAYATYVVQTLVQRYLPGAFDWYPLAAIPASFLAAAALGAVLERTVLKHLYGRPLETLLATFGVSLILIQATRMIFGAQNVQVVNPSWMSGGVTVMQNLILPYNRLAILAFALAVVGVAWAVLTKTRLGLFVRAVTQNRRMAACVGVKTARVDSYAFAFGAGIAGLGGCALSQIGNVGPDLGQSYIIDSFMAVVLGGVGQIAGTVLGGFGLGLVSKAIEPFWGAVLAKIAVLVMIVLFIQKRPQGMFALKGRSAEA; encoded by the coding sequence ATGCCCACGCCTTTGAGCCGCGCCGCCCGTGCGTTCGCGGCGCTCGCCGCGTGCGCGGCGTTCGCGCTCGGCGCGCCCCGCGCGGCGCTCGCCGTCACGGCTGCCGACGTCGCCGCGCTCGCCGGCGACGACTTCGACGCGAAGACCGCCGCGGTCGACCATCTCGCCGCCGAGCACGACGCCGCCGCCGTCGCGCTCCTGAACGCGCTCGCGAACGGCGACGCGCTCGCGACCGACGCGGGACGCATCCTGATCCAGAGCGGCGACACCGCGCGCGACGCGCTGACGAACGCCCCCGCGCAGGCGGGCGACGCGCAACCCGTGATGCTCAACAACCTGCTGCGCACGAAGATCGCGAATGCGCTGTCCGGGCTCGATCTCGCTTCGCCCGATCCCGACACGCGGCGCGGCGCGATCGATGCGCTGCTGAAGAGCCCCGACGCATCGTTGAAACCGATGATCGACGCGGCGCGCGCGAAGGAGACCGACCCGACGCTCAAGCGCCGCCTCGACGCGCTGCGGGCGATCGCCGCGCTGCACGACGCCGATCCGGCGAAGCGCCTCGAAGCGGTGCGGCTCGTCGCCGCGCGCCGCGATCTCGACATGATCGAGCAACTGCGCCCGCTCGCCGCGAAAAATGCCGACGGCAGCTATGCGGAGCCCGATGCGCGCGTGCGCGACGCCGCACAGCAAGGGCTCGACGCGCTGCACACGATCCAGCGCCGCGGCGAGATCGCGGGCACGCTGTTCGCGGGCCTGTCGCTCGGCAGCGTGCTGCTGCTCGCCGCGCTCGGCCTCGCGATCACCTACGGCCTCATCGGCGTCATCAACATGGCGCACGGCGAATTCCTGATGATCGGCGCGTACGCGACCTATGTCGTGCAGACGCTCGTGCAGCGCTACCTGCCGGGCGCGTTCGACTGGTATCCGCTCGCCGCGATTCCGGCGTCGTTTCTCGCGGCGGCCGCGCTCGGTGCCGTGCTCGAGCGCACGGTGCTCAAGCACCTGTACGGCCGCCCGCTCGAGACGCTCCTCGCAACCTTCGGCGTGAGCCTCATCCTGATCCAGGCGACGCGAATGATCTTCGGCGCGCAGAACGTGCAAGTCGTCAATCCGTCATGGATGAGCGGCGGCGTGACCGTGATGCAGAACCTGATCCTGCCGTACAACCGGCTCGCGATCCTCGCGTTCGCGCTCGCCGTCGTCGGCGTCGCGTGGGCGGTGCTCACGAAGACGCGGCTCGGCCTGTTCGTGCGCGCGGTCACGCAGAACCGCCGGATGGCCGCGTGCGTCGGCGTGAAGACGGCGCGCGTCGATTCGTATGCGTTCGCGTTCGGCGCGGGCATCGCGGGGCTCGGCGGCTGCGCGCTGTCGCAGATCGGCAATGTCGGCCCCGATCTCGGCCAGAGCTACATCATCGATTCGTTCATGGCGGTCGTGCTCGGCGGCGTCGGACAGATCGCGGGCACGGTGCTCGGCGGCTTCGGCCTCGGGCTCGTCAGCAAGGCGATCGAACCGTTCTGGGGCGCCGTGCTCGCGAAGATCGCGGTGCTCGTGATGATCGTGCTGTTCATCCAGAAACGCCCGCAAGGGATGTTCGCCCTGAAGGGCCGCAGCGCGGAGGCTTGA
- the urtA gene encoding urea ABC transporter substrate-binding protein, whose protein sequence is MKRRSLLKFGSMAGVMALAGQSPLARAADAGKGPIKVGILHSLSGTMAISETSLKDTALMTIADINKNGGVLGRQIQPVVVDPASNWPLFAEKARQLLTQDKVACVFGCWTSVSRKSVLPVFEELNGLLYYPVQYEGEEMSRNVFYTGAAPNQQAIPAVEYMMSSEGGGAKRFFLLGTDYVYPRTTNKILRAFLKSKGVKDSDIQEVYTPFGHSDYQTIVANIKTFAQGGKTTVISTINGDSNVPFYKELGNQGLKATDVPVVAFSVGEEELRGIDTKPLVGHLAAWNYFMSVKGPANAKFKEQFAAWVKSQNLPGGAKRVTNDPMEATFVGIHMWKQAVEKAKSTDVDRVRAAMIGQSVAAPSGFTLTMDGNHHLHKPVMIGEIRGDGQFNVVWKTKTAVRAQPWSPFIAGNQGKPDVVGSISEFLRRRRTALA, encoded by the coding sequence ATGAAACGTCGCAGTCTTTTGAAGTTCGGATCGATGGCAGGCGTGATGGCGCTCGCGGGGCAAAGCCCGCTCGCGCGCGCGGCGGATGCGGGCAAAGGCCCGATCAAGGTGGGCATCCTGCATTCGCTGTCGGGCACGATGGCGATCTCCGAGACTTCGCTCAAGGACACCGCGCTGATGACGATCGCCGACATCAACAAGAACGGCGGCGTGCTCGGGCGGCAGATTCAGCCCGTCGTCGTCGATCCCGCCTCGAACTGGCCGCTCTTCGCCGAGAAGGCGCGCCAGTTGCTCACGCAGGACAAGGTCGCGTGCGTGTTCGGCTGCTGGACGTCGGTGTCGCGCAAATCGGTGCTGCCCGTGTTCGAGGAGCTAAACGGCCTGCTCTACTACCCGGTTCAGTACGAGGGCGAAGAGATGTCGCGCAACGTGTTCTACACGGGCGCCGCGCCGAATCAGCAGGCGATTCCGGCCGTCGAATACATGATGAGCTCGGAAGGCGGCGGCGCGAAGCGCTTCTTCCTGCTCGGCACCGATTACGTCTATCCGCGCACGACCAACAAGATCCTGCGCGCGTTCCTGAAATCGAAGGGCGTCAAGGATTCCGATATTCAGGAAGTCTACACACCGTTCGGGCACAGCGATTACCAGACGATCGTCGCGAACATCAAGACCTTCGCGCAAGGCGGCAAGACGACGGTGATCTCGACGATCAACGGCGATTCGAACGTGCCGTTCTACAAGGAGCTCGGCAATCAGGGGCTCAAGGCGACCGACGTGCCCGTCGTCGCGTTCTCGGTGGGCGAAGAAGAGCTGCGCGGCATCGACACGAAGCCGCTCGTCGGGCACCTGGCCGCGTGGAATTACTTCATGTCGGTGAAGGGGCCGGCGAACGCGAAGTTCAAGGAGCAGTTCGCCGCGTGGGTGAAGTCGCAGAACCTGCCGGGCGGCGCGAAACGCGTGACCAACGATCCGATGGAAGCGACGTTCGTCGGCATCCACATGTGGAAGCAGGCGGTCGAGAAGGCGAAGAGCACCGATGTCGACCGCGTGCGCGCCGCGATGATCGGCCAGAGCGTGGCCGCGCCGTCGGGCTTCACGCTGACGATGGACGGCAACCATCATCTGCACAAGCCGGTGATGATCGGCGAGATCCGCGGCGACGGCCAGTTCAACGTCGTCTGGAAGACGAAGACGGCCGTCCGCGCGCAGCCGTGGAGCCCGTTCATCGCGGGCAATCAGGGCAAGCCCGATGTGGTCGGCTCGATTTCCGAGTTCCTGCGCCGCCGCCGCACGGCGCTCGCCTGA
- a CDS encoding aspartate aminotransferase family protein, translated as MAEHVSKTPDLSAFWMPFTANRQFKEAPRLLVAAKGMYYTSHDGRRILDGTAGLWCVNAGHGRDEIVAAVKAQAEEMDFAPTFQMGHPKAFEAATKIARHTPGDLKHIFFTNSGSEAVDTALKIALAYHRARGQGERTRFIGRERGYHGVGFGGISVGGIAPNRKAYSGALLPSVDHLPHTLNLKEAAFSKGQPAWGAHLADELERLVALHDASTIAAVIVEPVAGSTGVLIPPQGYLERLRELCDKHGILLIFDEVITGWGRLGAPFASQFFGVTPDLLTMAKGTNNAAVPMGAVAASGAIHDAIVNGAPAGIELFHGYTYSGHPLAAAAAVATIDLYERDGLLTRAAQIAPTFEREIHQLKDARHVIDVRNLGLVGGVELKPRDGKPGARAYEVFVKCFQKGAMIRYTGDILAFSPPLIVEEAQIVELFSIVAQALKETE; from the coding sequence ATGGCCGAACACGTTTCGAAGACCCCCGACCTATCCGCGTTCTGGATGCCGTTCACCGCGAACCGGCAATTCAAGGAAGCGCCGCGCCTGCTCGTCGCGGCGAAGGGGATGTACTACACGTCGCACGACGGCCGCCGGATTCTCGACGGCACCGCGGGCCTCTGGTGCGTGAACGCGGGGCACGGGCGCGACGAGATCGTCGCCGCGGTGAAGGCGCAGGCCGAGGAGATGGATTTCGCGCCGACGTTCCAGATGGGGCACCCGAAGGCGTTCGAAGCGGCGACGAAGATCGCGCGCCACACGCCGGGCGACCTGAAGCACATCTTCTTCACGAATTCGGGCTCGGAGGCGGTCGACACCGCGCTGAAGATCGCGCTCGCGTATCACCGCGCGCGCGGCCAAGGCGAGCGCACGCGCTTCATCGGACGCGAGCGCGGCTATCACGGCGTCGGCTTCGGCGGCATCTCGGTGGGCGGCATCGCGCCGAACCGCAAGGCGTACTCCGGGGCGTTGCTGCCGTCCGTCGATCATCTGCCGCACACGCTGAACCTGAAGGAGGCCGCGTTCTCGAAGGGGCAGCCCGCGTGGGGCGCGCATCTCGCGGACGAACTGGAGCGGCTCGTCGCGCTGCACGACGCGTCGACGATCGCCGCCGTGATCGTCGAGCCGGTCGCGGGCTCGACGGGCGTGCTGATTCCGCCGCAGGGCTATCTCGAGCGGCTGCGCGAATTGTGCGACAAGCACGGCATCCTGCTGATCTTCGACGAAGTGATCACCGGCTGGGGGCGGCTCGGCGCGCCGTTCGCATCGCAGTTCTTCGGCGTGACGCCCGATCTGCTGACGATGGCGAAGGGCACGAACAACGCGGCCGTGCCGATGGGCGCGGTGGCCGCGAGCGGCGCGATTCACGACGCGATCGTGAACGGCGCGCCCGCCGGCATCGAGCTGTTCCACGGCTACACGTATTCGGGGCACCCGCTCGCGGCCGCGGCGGCCGTCGCGACGATCGATCTCTACGAGCGCGACGGGCTGCTCACGCGCGCCGCGCAGATCGCGCCGACCTTCGAGCGCGAGATCCACCAGCTGAAGGACGCGCGCCACGTGATCGACGTGCGCAATCTCGGCCTGGTCGGCGGCGTCGAGCTGAAGCCGCGCGACGGCAAGCCGGGCGCGCGCGCGTACGAAGTCTTCGTCAAATGCTTCCAGAAGGGCGCGATGATCCGCTACACGGGCGATATCCTGGCGTTCTCGCCGCCGCTCATCGTGGAGGAGGCGCAGATCGTCGAGCTGTTCTCGATCGTCGCGCAAGCGCTGAAGGAAACGGAGTAG
- a CDS encoding rhodanese-like domain-containing protein, producing MQILTASALAEWLRDPARPAPVVLDVREPWEIATAKIDGSVSIPMQQIPARSEELDDEAEIVCMCHHGMRSAQVAMFLESRGFTKLYNLQGGIDAWSRDVDPSVPRY from the coding sequence ATGCAGATCCTGACCGCTTCCGCCCTCGCCGAATGGCTGCGCGACCCGGCGCGCCCGGCGCCTGTCGTGCTCGACGTGCGCGAGCCGTGGGAGATCGCGACCGCGAAGATCGACGGCAGCGTATCGATCCCGATGCAGCAGATCCCCGCGCGCAGCGAGGAGCTCGACGACGAGGCGGAGATCGTCTGCATGTGCCATCACGGCATGCGCAGCGCGCAAGTCGCGATGTTCCTCGAATCGCGCGGCTTCACGAAGCTCTACAACCTGCAAGGCGGGATCGACGCGTGGTCGCGCGACGTCGATCCGTCGGTGCCGCGCTACTGA
- a CDS encoding protein-L-isoaspartate O-methyltransferase family protein, with product MNIEKARFNMIEQQIRPWDVLDHDVLSLLSVVKRENFVPAAYRELAFTDIELPLPNGQKMLFPRVEARILQELAVKKHENVLEIGAGSGYMAALLGARGQRVTTVEIDPELAQFAEENLKKNGVTNVEVALGDGSRGWPAKAPYDVICVSGGLPVVPQELLEQLKVGGRLAAFVGGRPVMEAQIITRIDEKQYRVADVFETYVEHLVNAIEPSRFKF from the coding sequence ATGAATATCGAAAAAGCGCGTTTCAACATGATCGAACAGCAGATCCGCCCTTGGGACGTACTGGATCACGACGTCTTGAGCTTGCTGTCGGTCGTCAAGCGTGAAAACTTCGTGCCGGCCGCGTACCGCGAGCTGGCGTTCACCGACATCGAGCTGCCGTTGCCGAACGGCCAGAAGATGCTGTTCCCGCGCGTCGAGGCCCGCATCCTGCAGGAGCTCGCGGTGAAGAAGCACGAGAACGTGCTCGAGATCGGCGCGGGCTCCGGCTACATGGCGGCGCTCCTCGGCGCGCGCGGCCAGCGCGTGACGACGGTCGAGATCGATCCGGAGCTCGCGCAGTTCGCCGAGGAAAACTTGAAGAAGAACGGCGTGACGAACGTCGAAGTCGCGCTCGGCGACGGCTCGCGCGGCTGGCCCGCGAAAGCGCCGTACGACGTGATCTGCGTGTCGGGCGGCCTGCCCGTCGTCCCGCAGGAGCTGCTCGAGCAACTGAAGGTGGGCGGCCGCCTCGCCGCGTTCGTCGGCGGCCGGCCGGTGATGGAGGCGCAGATCATCACGCGCATCGACGAGAAGCAATACCGCGTCGCCGATGTGTTCGAGACCTACGTCGAGCACCTCGTCAACGCGATCGAGCCGTCGCGCTTCAAGTTCTGA
- the hemN gene encoding oxygen-independent coproporphyrinogen III oxidase codes for MTPPIPSEALFRPDLLAKYTANGPRYTSYPTALQFREDFDPADYIRAAADPGASASDLSLYFHIPFCAAACFYCGCNKIATRNRKRARPYLDQLTHEIALQAALFDPERTVTQLHWGGGTPTFLSNAETAELMAATREYFTLASDRTGEFSIEIDPRTASPATIVHLRTIGFNRVSLGVQDFDPDVQRAINRVQPLKMTSDLVRAARATGYHSVSVDLIYGLPHQTVSSFARTLDTIVELEPDRLSVFGYAHMPHLFKMQRQIDAAALPPPATRIALLGLAIERLTRAGYAYIGMDHFARPGDELVRAQRNGTLQRNFQGYSTRADADLVGIGASSIGKVGDVYAQNAKHLPRYGAALADQRLPIARGVRLSANDRLRRDVISHLMCNLVLPFSHFEAAYGVRFANKFSRELDTLRGFERDGLLSIGGDRLTIHPAGRLYVRNIAMVFDAYLSGASENRYSKTV; via the coding sequence ATGACGCCGCCGATCCCGTCCGAAGCGCTGTTTCGACCCGACTTGCTCGCCAAATACACGGCGAACGGCCCTCGTTATACGTCCTACCCCACCGCGTTGCAGTTCCGCGAAGATTTCGATCCCGCCGACTACATCCGCGCGGCGGCCGATCCGGGCGCATCGGCAAGCGATCTGTCGCTCTATTTCCACATCCCGTTCTGCGCGGCCGCGTGCTTCTACTGCGGCTGCAACAAGATCGCGACCCGCAACCGCAAGCGCGCGCGGCCCTATCTCGATCAGCTGACGCACGAGATCGCGCTGCAGGCGGCGCTCTTCGACCCCGAGCGGACCGTCACGCAACTCCATTGGGGCGGCGGCACGCCGACCTTCCTGTCGAACGCCGAGACGGCCGAGCTGATGGCGGCGACCCGCGAATACTTCACGCTCGCGTCGGACCGCACGGGCGAATTCTCGATCGAGATCGACCCGCGCACCGCGTCGCCCGCGACGATCGTTCATCTGCGCACGATCGGCTTCAACCGCGTGAGCCTCGGCGTGCAGGACTTCGATCCCGACGTGCAGCGCGCGATCAACCGCGTGCAGCCGCTCAAGATGACGTCGGACCTCGTTCGCGCGGCGCGCGCGACGGGCTACCACTCGGTCAGCGTCGATCTCATCTACGGGCTGCCGCACCAGACGGTGTCGAGCTTCGCGCGCACGCTCGACACGATCGTCGAGCTCGAGCCCGACCGGCTCTCCGTGTTCGGCTACGCGCACATGCCGCATCTGTTCAAGATGCAGCGGCAGATCGACGCCGCCGCGCTGCCGCCGCCCGCGACGCGGATCGCGCTCCTCGGCCTCGCGATCGAGCGGCTCACTCGCGCGGGCTACGCGTACATCGGCATGGACCATTTCGCGCGGCCGGGCGACGAGCTCGTCCGCGCGCAGCGCAACGGCACGCTGCAGCGCAATTTCCAGGGCTACAGCACGCGCGCGGACGCCGATCTGGTCGGCATCGGCGCGTCGTCGATCGGCAAGGTCGGCGACGTCTACGCGCAGAACGCGAAGCATCTGCCGCGCTACGGCGCGGCCCTCGCCGACCAGCGCCTGCCGATCGCGCGCGGCGTGAGGCTGTCCGCGAACGACCGGCTGCGGCGCGACGTGATCTCGCACCTGATGTGCAACCTCGTGCTGCCGTTCTCGCATTTCGAGGCGGCGTACGGCGTGCGCTTCGCGAACAAATTCTCGCGCGAGCTCGACACGCTGCGCGGCTTCGAGCGCGACGGCCTGCTGTCGATCGGCGGCGATCGTCTGACGATTCATCCGGCGGGACGCCTCTACGTGCGCAACATCGCGATGGTGTTCGACGCATACCTGTCGGGCGCGTCCGAAAACCGTTATTCGAAGACGGTCTGA
- a CDS encoding YkgJ family cysteine cluster protein, whose protein sequence is MIGEVAVMSGKAPAHACREGCGACCIAPSISSPIPGMPSGKPAGVRCAQLADGERCAIFGRPERPACCSGLKPSDEMCGASRADALAWLARLEADTRPAAPLASAGDSA, encoded by the coding sequence ATGATTGGCGAAGTTGCCGTGATGTCGGGGAAGGCGCCCGCGCACGCGTGCCGCGAAGGCTGCGGCGCGTGCTGCATCGCGCCGTCGATCTCGAGCCCGATTCCCGGCATGCCGAGCGGCAAGCCGGCCGGCGTGCGCTGCGCGCAACTCGCCGACGGCGAGCGCTGCGCGATCTTCGGCCGGCCGGAGCGGCCCGCGTGCTGCTCGGGCCTCAAGCCGAGCGACGAGATGTGCGGCGCGTCGCGCGCCGACGCGCTCGCATGGCTCGCCCGCCTCGAAGCCGATACGCGGCCGGCCGCGCCGCTTGCCTCAGCAGGAGATTCAGCATGA
- a CDS encoding DUF1439 domain-containing protein codes for MTQTSAPDRRRFLIAACAAAGVTVSLAACASTFPFIPDHYTFSQGDVQRAVARKFPYQKTVAQVIDVALANPVVGLLPDRNRVAVRLDARFGSPFLREPVNGKFTVSGQLAYDAPSRSVVLKAPAVDSVSVDGDAQLYTQQISAAAGLLATQLLTNYPIYTFKPEQLQFAGVNYEPGTITILTNGIRVAIVEK; via the coding sequence ATGACCCAGACGAGCGCGCCCGACCGGCGCCGCTTCCTGATCGCCGCGTGCGCGGCGGCGGGCGTCACCGTGTCGCTTGCCGCGTGCGCGTCGACGTTCCCGTTCATTCCCGATCACTACACGTTCTCGCAAGGCGACGTGCAGCGCGCGGTCGCCCGCAAGTTCCCGTATCAGAAGACGGTCGCGCAGGTGATCGACGTCGCGCTCGCGAATCCGGTCGTCGGGCTGCTGCCCGACCGGAACCGCGTCGCGGTGCGGCTCGACGCGCGCTTCGGGAGCCCGTTCCTGCGCGAGCCCGTCAACGGCAAGTTCACCGTGTCGGGCCAGCTCGCGTACGACGCGCCGAGCCGCTCGGTCGTGCTGAAGGCGCCCGCCGTCGACAGCGTGAGCGTCGACGGCGACGCGCAACTCTATACGCAGCAGATCAGCGCGGCGGCTGGCCTGCTCGCGACCCAATTGCTGACCAACTATCCGATCTACACGTTCAAGCCGGAACAATTGCAATTTGCCGGCGTGAATTACGAACCCGGTACAATCACAATTCTTACAAACGGCATACGCGTGGCGATCGTCGAGAAGTGA
- a CDS encoding undecaprenyl-diphosphate phosphatase, producing the protein MDWILICKALALGIVEGLTEFLPVSSTGHLIVAGSFLRFHPEQAKTFDVVIQFGAILAVCWEYRRRIVDVVTGLPAQREARRFTMNVVIATLPAIALALLFEKTIKSVLFAPVPVAVALVVGGAAILWVEARQRERGAPARVQSIDELTPLDALKVGLAQCFALIPGMSRSGSTIIGGMLFGLERRVATEFSFFLAIPVIFGATLYETAKDWRAFSVDSIGLFSIGLVAAFVSAFACVRWLLRYVASHDFTAFAWYRIAFGLFVLLVGYSGWIEWS; encoded by the coding sequence ATGGACTGGATACTGATTTGCAAAGCGCTGGCGCTTGGCATCGTCGAGGGACTGACCGAATTCCTGCCGGTGTCGAGCACCGGCCATTTGATCGTCGCAGGCAGCTTTCTGCGCTTTCATCCCGAGCAGGCGAAGACCTTCGACGTCGTGATCCAGTTCGGCGCGATTCTCGCGGTGTGCTGGGAATACCGCCGCCGGATCGTCGACGTCGTGACCGGCCTGCCGGCGCAGCGCGAAGCCAGGCGGTTCACGATGAACGTCGTGATCGCGACGCTGCCGGCGATCGCGCTCGCGCTCCTGTTCGAGAAAACGATCAAATCGGTGCTGTTCGCGCCCGTGCCCGTTGCGGTCGCGCTCGTCGTCGGCGGCGCGGCGATCCTGTGGGTCGAAGCCCGGCAGCGCGAGCGAGGCGCGCCGGCGCGCGTGCAGTCGATCGACGAGCTGACGCCGCTCGACGCGCTGAAGGTCGGCCTCGCGCAATGCTTCGCGCTGATTCCGGGGATGTCGCGGTCCGGCTCGACGATCATCGGCGGGATGCTGTTCGGGCTCGAGCGGCGCGTCGCGACCGAATTCTCGTTCTTTCTCGCGATCCCGGTGATTTTCGGCGCGACGCTGTACGAAACCGCGAAGGATTGGCGCGCGTTCAGCGTCGATTCGATCGGCCTCTTTTCGATCGGCCTCGTCGCCGCGTTCGTCAGCGCGTTCGCGTGCGTGCGCTGGCTGCTGCGCTACGTCGCGTCGCACGATTTCACCGCATTCGCGTGGTACCGGATCGCATTCGGGCTGTTCGTGCTGCTCGTCGGCTATAGCGGCTGGATCGAGTGGAGCTGA